The Azospirillum baldaniorum genome contains a region encoding:
- a CDS encoding polyhydroxyalkanoic acid system family protein: MSKPLTVSIPHKLGRDEAKRRVAEGVGQARSHLAAVASSMDDHWTDDRVDFRVVAMAQTVTGFIDVQDDSVTVEVQLPWALGLLANKVKDRLQSKGTLLLEKK; encoded by the coding sequence ATGTCGAAACCCCTGACCGTTTCCATTCCCCACAAGCTCGGCCGGGACGAGGCGAAGCGGCGCGTGGCGGAGGGGGTGGGACAGGCCCGCTCCCACCTCGCCGCGGTCGCCAGCAGCATGGACGACCATTGGACCGACGACCGCGTGGATTTCCGCGTGGTGGCGATGGCCCAGACCGTCACCGGCTTCATTGACGTGCAGGACGACAGCGTCACCGTGGAGGTGCAGCTTCCCTGGGCGCTCGGCCTGCTGGCCAACAAGGTCAAGGACCGGCTGCAGAGCAAGGGCACGCTGCTGCTGGAGAAGAAGTAA